Proteins encoded within one genomic window of Sphaerotilus montanus:
- a CDS encoding DUF1045 domain-containing protein yields MSARYAIYLTPPVDHPLWQAGCTWLGRDPSSDLAPSPPSRRATPWRYGFHATLKPPMRLAEGTSMQGLHAALTVLSRQLQAFDMPALEVGTLADFIVLQTAGPLDADHPLHRLADTCVRDLDSFRDPPTAADLQRLQSRRPLDVHQSELLARWGYPYVLDGWTFHCTLSDSVVDAGERQVWLDLARTFFSPALERPWRCDALSLYVEPSAGAPMQLLRRYPLKG; encoded by the coding sequence ATGAGCGCCCGTTACGCGATTTATCTCACCCCGCCCGTCGACCACCCCCTGTGGCAAGCCGGATGCACCTGGCTGGGCCGTGACCCGTCCAGCGACCTCGCCCCGTCTCCGCCATCACGGCGGGCCACGCCGTGGCGTTACGGCTTCCATGCCACGCTCAAGCCGCCGATGCGGCTGGCCGAAGGCACGTCGATGCAGGGACTGCATGCGGCGCTGACCGTGCTGAGCCGGCAGCTCCAGGCGTTCGACATGCCTGCACTGGAGGTCGGCACGCTCGCGGACTTCATCGTGCTGCAGACGGCCGGGCCGCTGGATGCGGACCACCCCCTGCACCGTCTGGCCGACACCTGCGTGCGCGACCTCGACAGCTTCCGCGATCCACCAACGGCTGCCGACCTGCAGCGACTGCAGAGCCGGCGCCCGCTCGATGTGCACCAGTCCGAACTGCTGGCGCGCTGGGGCTACCCCTACGTGCTCGACGGCTGGACCTTCCACTGCACGCTGAGCGACTCGGTGGTCGATGCCGGTGAACGCCAGGTCTGGCTCGATCTGGCACGGACGTTCTTCTCGCCAGCACTGGAGCGCCCGTGGCGCTGCGACGCGCTGAGCCTGTACGTCGAGCCCAGCGCCGGGGCGCCGATGCAATTGCTGCGGCGCTACCCGCTCAAGGGCTGA
- a CDS encoding outer membrane beta-barrel protein produces the protein MQKSTALAVTALTLALTALTAPAAHAADGWQWLPAFNNPAWKPDASLALTGSRIGPGTGPDANAWGLDLNFNCGLMQTPDQRIRSHLNLTHSSKNGTSVTGFEVSPRYTVPLGDGLSAGVGPSVGAFQVSTPGNDRTLLGVGAAAGMNYRAGALYTGFDIRYHATTSRSGVDYDPLTFGAKVGINF, from the coding sequence ATGCAAAAAAGCACCGCACTCGCCGTCACCGCCCTCACCCTGGCCCTGACCGCCCTGACGGCGCCAGCCGCCCACGCCGCCGACGGCTGGCAGTGGTTGCCCGCCTTCAACAACCCGGCCTGGAAGCCCGACGCCTCGCTGGCGCTGACCGGCAGCCGCATCGGCCCCGGCACCGGCCCGGATGCCAACGCCTGGGGTCTGGACCTGAACTTCAACTGCGGCCTCATGCAGACGCCGGACCAGCGCATCCGCAGCCACCTGAACCTGACGCATTCGAGCAAGAACGGCACCTCGGTGACCGGGTTCGAGGTGTCGCCGCGCTACACGGTGCCGCTGGGGGATGGCCTGTCCGCAGGTGTCGGCCCGAGCGTGGGCGCCTTCCAGGTCAGCACGCCGGGCAATGACCGGACGCTGCTGGGCGTGGGCGCCGCGGCGGGCATGAACTACCGGGCGGGTGCGCTCTACACCGGCTTCGACATCCGCTACCACGCGACCACCTCGCGCAGCGGCGTGGACTACGACCCGCTGACCTTCGGCGCCAAGGTCGGCATCAACTTCTGA
- a CDS encoding YEATS-associated helix-containing protein codes for MPTDLLVITEVMLLSGALGGLVNGFLSEAPETARLAWWKHVVIGITAAFMVPLFLAMISADLIDKIRGTAGQAGNPVLLLNLAGFCLVAAVSSRAFIGSLTERLMREVRDARAQADAATTTAEQARQRATDATEAALTAQSDAETAQALARAQITEEPAIDAAEDAAPRQRSGPPSGAGLGTPPALAQEKLVLLALTEGDVALRTVAGLAQDSRLDEATVLTVLGHLQQKAWALPLAGSDGRPRWFATAAGKAQTRTAMPA; via the coding sequence ATGCCAACCGATCTGCTCGTCATCACCGAGGTGATGCTCCTCTCAGGCGCCCTGGGCGGCCTGGTGAACGGCTTCCTGTCCGAGGCGCCCGAGACGGCGCGGCTGGCGTGGTGGAAGCACGTCGTCATCGGCATCACGGCGGCCTTCATGGTGCCGCTGTTCCTGGCGATGATCTCGGCCGACCTGATCGACAAGATCCGCGGCACGGCGGGCCAGGCGGGCAACCCGGTGCTGCTGCTGAACCTGGCGGGCTTCTGTCTGGTGGCCGCGGTGTCGTCGCGGGCCTTCATCGGCTCGCTGACCGAGCGGCTGATGCGCGAGGTGCGCGACGCCCGCGCCCAGGCGGACGCCGCCACCACCACCGCCGAGCAGGCCCGCCAGCGCGCCACCGACGCCACCGAAGCGGCGCTGACCGCCCAGTCCGACGCCGAGACCGCACAGGCCCTCGCCCGCGCGCAAATCACCGAGGAGCCGGCCATCGACGCCGCGGAAGACGCCGCCCCGCGCCAGCGCTCCGGCCCGCCCAGCGGCGCCGGACTCGGCACACCACCCGCACTGGCGCAGGAAAAGCTGGTCCTGCTGGCCCTGACCGAAGGCGATGTCGCGCTGCGCACCGTCGCCGGACTGGCGCAGGACAGCCGGCTGGACGAGGCCACCGTGCTCACCGTGCTCGGGCACCTGCAGCAGAAGGCCTGGGCGCTGCCGCTGGCGGGCAGCGATGGCCGGCCGCGCTGGTTTGCCACCGCCGCAGGCAAGGCCCAGACGCGAACCGCCATGCCCGCCTGA
- a CDS encoding sterol desaturase family protein: MSLLLTDGLWYAVHRYSHESRSRLGQFLWRVHVAHHLPQQVYVLMHAIGHPLNAVLVRALLALPPCWLGLAPEAVFVAGVVTGFQGLVSHFNVDSRVGPLNHLLVGTELHRYHHSADPAEAGNYGAVLSVWDQLFGTFVYRPGAAPAALGVADPQAHPRDTQIAAVLREPWRPLSRNWTN, from the coding sequence GTGTCGCTGCTGCTCACCGACGGGCTCTGGTACGCCGTGCACCGCTACAGCCACGAAAGCCGCAGCCGCCTCGGGCAGTTCCTGTGGCGCGTGCATGTGGCGCACCACCTGCCGCAACAGGTCTACGTGCTGATGCACGCGATCGGCCATCCGCTGAACGCGGTCCTCGTGCGGGCGCTGCTGGCGCTGCCGCCCTGCTGGCTGGGCTTAGCACCCGAAGCGGTGTTCGTGGCGGGCGTGGTCACCGGCTTCCAGGGGCTGGTGTCGCATTTCAACGTGGACAGCCGGGTCGGCCCGCTGAACCACCTGCTGGTCGGCACCGAGCTGCACCGCTACCACCACAGCGCCGACCCGGCCGAGGCGGGCAACTACGGCGCCGTGCTGTCGGTGTGGGACCAGCTCTTCGGCACCTTCGTCTACCGGCCCGGCGCTGCCCCCGCAGCACTCGGCGTGGCCGATCCCCAGGCCCACCCGCGCGACACCCAGATCGCTGCCGTCCTGCGGGAACCCTGGCGTCCGCTCAGCCGGAACTGGACAAACTGA
- a CDS encoding acyl-CoA thioesterase produces the protein MSAPRPTSADFPHHHRVTTRWTDNDCYGHVNNAIYYQYFDSVINAYLIAEGQLDIHRGDVVGFIVRSECDFFAPVAYPGEVDIGVAVVKLGNSSVTYETGLFKPGAPDACAVGRMVHVFVDTATQRPVAIPASIRAALAQLVRPG, from the coding sequence GTGTCTGCTCCCCGCCCCACCTCCGCCGACTTCCCCCACCACCACCGCGTCACCACCCGCTGGACCGACAACGACTGCTACGGCCATGTCAACAACGCCATCTACTACCAGTACTTCGACAGCGTCATCAACGCCTACCTCATTGCCGAGGGCCAGCTCGACATCCACCGCGGCGACGTGGTCGGCTTCATCGTGCGCTCCGAATGCGATTTCTTCGCCCCGGTTGCCTACCCGGGCGAGGTGGACATCGGCGTGGCGGTGGTCAAGCTCGGCAACTCCTCGGTGACCTACGAGACCGGCCTGTTCAAGCCGGGCGCGCCGGACGCCTGCGCGGTCGGCCGCATGGTGCATGTGTTCGTGGACACCGCGACGCAGCGCCCGGTGGCCATTCCGGCGTCGATCCGTGCCGCGCTGGCGCAGCTCGTGCGGCCGGGTTGA
- a CDS encoding esterase/lipase family protein — MLARLLRWIGLVGALGVAGWVGWCFRQGFGLGATLGPVLALLGLNALALALEQAMAAAVHGQDPAPRPSVAARCRAWARELWSSTLAFGWAMPFASQRWPDTPTGAGTGGRGVLLVHGYLCNRGFWNPWYPRLQALGVPVVSVSLEPVFCSIEDYADQIDAALVQLQRATGQAPLVVCHSMGGLAVRAWRRSRLLRGEDAAATDARVHHVLTIGTPHRGTWLARFGRRPNAIQMRRDSPWLQGLAASESAAWRARFICVWSACDNVTFPPRCATLDGAAPIHQPGRAHQDLLDDPAVFTLVLALRESGST; from the coding sequence GTGCTCGCGCGCCTGTTGCGGTGGATCGGGCTGGTCGGTGCGCTGGGCGTGGCCGGCTGGGTTGGCTGGTGTTTCCGGCAGGGGTTCGGCCTCGGCGCCACGCTCGGGCCGGTGCTGGCGCTGCTGGGCCTGAATGCGCTGGCCCTCGCGCTGGAGCAGGCGATGGCGGCGGCGGTCCACGGCCAGGATCCGGCGCCGCGGCCGAGCGTGGCAGCGCGGTGCCGGGCCTGGGCGCGCGAGCTGTGGTCGTCGACCCTGGCCTTCGGCTGGGCAATGCCGTTTGCCAGCCAGCGCTGGCCGGACACGCCGACCGGGGCGGGCACGGGCGGGCGCGGCGTGCTGCTGGTCCACGGCTACCTGTGCAACCGCGGCTTCTGGAACCCGTGGTATCCGCGGCTGCAGGCGCTGGGCGTCCCGGTTGTCAGCGTGAGCCTGGAGCCGGTGTTCTGCTCGATCGAAGACTATGCGGACCAGATCGACGCCGCGCTGGTGCAGCTCCAGCGCGCCACCGGGCAGGCGCCGCTGGTGGTCTGCCACAGCATGGGTGGTCTGGCGGTGCGCGCGTGGCGGCGGTCGCGGCTGCTGCGCGGGGAGGACGCTGCGGCGACAGATGCCCGTGTCCACCACGTCCTGACGATCGGCACGCCGCACCGCGGCACCTGGCTCGCCCGCTTCGGGCGGCGGCCCAACGCGATCCAGATGCGCCGGGACAGCCCGTGGCTGCAGGGGCTGGCGGCCAGCGAATCGGCGGCGTGGCGGGCGCGGTTCATCTGCGTCTGGAGTGCGTGCGACAACGTCACCTTTCCGCCGCGCTGCGCGACGCTGGACGGCGCGGCGCCCATCCACCAGCCTGGCCGTGCGCACCAGGATCTGCTCGACGACCCGGCAGTCTTCACGCTGGTGCTGGCCTTGCGGGAGTCTGGGTCAACGTGA
- a CDS encoding DUF484 family protein — protein MSTQGISEIDIASYLVRTPGFFERHAELLTHVELANPHGPRAVSLQQRQMEMLRERIRGLERRLMDMIRHGQDNAALTDRLHQWVCALMLVTDPRDIPDMLVIDLQEQFQIPQVAMRLWDVAPAYASEPVARSVGPDLQRFASSLRTPYCGANTTFEAVRWLGHPSAVASLALLPLRRSYSGPAFGMLVLGSPDPTRYTPEMGTDILMRISELASAAVTRLLPTAD, from the coding sequence ATGAGCACGCAGGGCATCTCCGAAATCGACATCGCCAGCTACCTGGTCCGCACGCCCGGTTTTTTCGAGCGGCACGCCGAACTGCTGACCCACGTCGAACTGGCCAATCCGCACGGCCCGCGGGCGGTGTCGCTGCAGCAACGCCAGATGGAGATGCTGCGCGAGCGCATCCGCGGCCTGGAACGGCGGCTGATGGACATGATCCGCCACGGCCAGGACAACGCCGCATTGACCGACCGCCTGCACCAGTGGGTGTGCGCGCTGATGCTGGTGACCGACCCGCGCGACATCCCCGACATGCTGGTGATCGACCTGCAGGAACAGTTCCAGATCCCGCAGGTCGCCATGCGGCTGTGGGACGTGGCACCAGCCTATGCCAGCGAGCCGGTGGCCCGCAGCGTCGGGCCGGATCTGCAACGCTTCGCCTCCAGCCTGCGCACACCGTATTGCGGCGCCAACACCACCTTCGAGGCGGTGCGCTGGCTCGGCCATCCTTCGGCCGTGGCGTCGCTGGCGCTGCTGCCGCTGCGGCGCAGCTACTCGGGACCGGCGTTCGGCATGCTGGTGCTCGGCTCGCCCGACCCGACCCGCTACACGCCCGAGATGGGCACCGACATCCTGATGCGCATCAGTGAACTCGCCAGCGCCGCGGTGACGCGGCTGCTGCCCACGGCAGACTGA